One genomic segment of Paenibacillus sp. FSL H8-0332 includes these proteins:
- the rfbD gene encoding dTDP-4-dehydrorhamnose reductase yields the protein MAKTKVLVTGAAGQLGQDLMLLLQGQDYEVLGCDRQEMDITNLDQCQEIIGAFMPDAVIHCAAHTAVDAAETDVDAAYLINATGSRNVALAAEKAGAKLVYISTDYVFDGMGEQPYHEYDNTDPKSIYGKSKRAGEVLVQSLSSKYFIVRTSWVYGKYGNNFVKTMLKLGQEKPLLQVVDDQKGSPTYTVDLARFLLELIQTEKYGVYHASNTESCTWYEFTQAIFVEAEELLGLKFTAKLEPCATEQFPRPAPRPRNSVMEHLAIRTNGFQDIRPWREGLRDFLLELK from the coding sequence ATGGCGAAGACGAAGGTACTGGTTACCGGGGCGGCTGGACAATTAGGCCAGGATCTTATGCTTTTGCTTCAGGGTCAGGATTATGAGGTATTAGGCTGTGACCGTCAGGAGATGGATATTACTAATCTGGATCAGTGCCAGGAGATCATTGGGGCTTTTATGCCTGATGCGGTCATTCATTGTGCGGCTCATACGGCAGTGGATGCAGCTGAGACTGATGTGGATGCAGCGTACCTCATTAATGCTACGGGAAGCCGGAATGTGGCGCTCGCTGCTGAGAAGGCAGGGGCTAAGCTGGTCTATATCAGCACGGATTATGTATTCGATGGCATGGGAGAACAGCCTTACCATGAATATGATAATACCGATCCTAAGAGTATCTACGGGAAGTCCAAGCGTGCTGGAGAGGTATTAGTCCAGTCGTTATCCTCCAAGTATTTCATCGTACGCACCTCATGGGTCTACGGCAAATACGGCAATAATTTTGTGAAAACGATGCTGAAGCTGGGGCAGGAAAAGCCGCTGCTGCAGGTTGTCGATGACCAAAAAGGTTCGCCTACCTACACTGTCGACTTGGCCAGATTCTTGCTTGAGCTTATCCAGACTGAAAAGTATGGAGTGTACCACGCCTCGAACACAGAGTCTTGTACATGGTATGAATTCACCCAGGCCATCTTTGTGGAAGCAGAGGAACTTCTGGGGCTGAAGTTTACAGCGAAGCTTGAACCTTGTGCGACGGAGCAATTTCCCCGTCCGGCGCCTCGTCCACGCAACTCGGTGATGGAGCATCTGGCGATCCGTACTAACGGATTCCAGGATATCCGTCCATGGCGTGAAGGGCTGAGAGACTTTTTGCTGGAGCTGAAATAG
- a CDS encoding undecaprenyl-phosphate glucose phosphotransferase, with amino-acid sequence MMRRNQKFLTQLYMVADFLVIQLSFFAAWWLKFKSGLLESYRTLPIESYAYWSVIYGAIAILIGIVVSLYLPKRKKRFIDEFLKVFQVHAMGIFILLGLMFFLREIDVSRQYLAIYMGFNILSIMLYRYVLKKMLKSLREKGFNRQFVLILGAGTLGKRFYNNLEQYPELGYEAIGFLDDFHQWDGIEEQRYKPILGTVDQLEAMLEMLPVDEVILALPLDAHSKYPAIIATCEKAGMRTLIIPDFFDYLPARPYFDNFAGMPMINVRDIPLDMAGNKMAKRAFDILFALFAILMLSPVMLIVALGVRLTSPGPVIFKQERVGLNRRNFMMYKFRSMKMQTDGEVDTGWSTKDDPRRTRFGTFIRRTSLDELPQFFNVLFGQMSVVGPRPERPFFVEQFRGEIPKYMVKHHVRPGITGWAQSNGLRGDTSIEDRIKHDIFYIENWSLLFDIRIIAKTIRNGFKNAY; translated from the coding sequence ATGATGCGCCGTAATCAAAAGTTTCTGACCCAATTATATATGGTTGCCGACTTCCTGGTGATCCAGCTGTCCTTCTTTGCAGCCTGGTGGCTGAAGTTCAAGAGCGGCCTGCTGGAATCCTATCGGACACTGCCTATAGAATCTTATGCTTACTGGAGCGTCATCTATGGGGCCATTGCTATACTGATCGGTATTGTGGTATCTCTATATTTGCCCAAGCGGAAGAAGCGGTTCATTGATGAGTTCCTGAAGGTGTTTCAGGTTCATGCGATGGGGATCTTTATTCTGCTGGGCCTGATGTTCTTCCTGAGGGAGATTGATGTCTCCCGTCAATACCTGGCGATCTACATGGGCTTCAATATTCTGTCCATTATGCTGTACCGTTATGTGCTGAAGAAGATGCTGAAGTCGCTGCGTGAAAAAGGCTTCAACCGCCAGTTCGTCCTGATTCTTGGTGCAGGCACATTGGGTAAAAGATTCTATAACAACCTGGAGCAATATCCGGAGCTGGGCTATGAGGCGATCGGGTTCCTGGATGACTTCCATCAGTGGGATGGCATTGAGGAGCAGCGGTATAAGCCGATTCTGGGTACCGTGGATCAGCTGGAGGCAATGCTGGAGATGCTTCCTGTCGATGAGGTCATTCTGGCGCTGCCGCTGGATGCCCACTCGAAATACCCGGCTATTATTGCTACTTGTGAGAAAGCCGGGATGCGGACGCTGATTATCCCCGACTTCTTCGACTATCTGCCGGCCCGTCCGTATTTCGATAACTTTGCCGGGATGCCGATGATTAATGTACGCGATATTCCGCTGGATATGGCCGGGAACAAAATGGCGAAGCGTGCGTTTGATATTCTGTTTGCCTTGTTCGCCATTCTCATGCTGTCCCCGGTGATGCTGATTGTTGCGCTCGGAGTGCGCCTGACTTCACCGGGACCGGTGATTTTCAAGCAGGAGCGGGTGGGTCTGAACCGCCGTAATTTCATGATGTACAAGTTCCGTTCCATGAAAATGCAGACGGACGGTGAAGTGGACACAGGCTGGAGCACGAAGGATGATCCGCGCCGGACCCGCTTTGGAACGTTTATCCGCCGAACGAGTCTCGATGAGCTGCCGCAATTCTTCAACGTGCTGTTTGGGCAGATGAGTGTGGTTGGTCCGCGTCCTGAGCGCCCATTCTTTGTAGAACAGTTTCGTGGCGAGATTCCGAAATATATGGTTAAGCATCACGTGCGGCCGGGAATTACCGGCTGGGCTCAGAGCAATGGTCTGCGTGGGGATACCTCGATTGAGGACCGGATCAAGCATGATATTTTCTATATCGAGAACTGGTCCCTGCTGTTCGACATCCGGATTATTGCCAAGACTATTCGTAATGGCTTCAAGAACGCTTATTAA
- a CDS encoding phosphatidylinositol-specific phospholipase C/glycerophosphodiester phosphodiesterase family protein, whose protein sequence is MKRTKLIASITMIGAVTLLLVLMLGGKEKQPATGFAAHRVIAHAMGGINDKAYTNTKDAFIANYEQGTRIFEADLLLTSDDELVARHEWTTGMSKKLGQQEVLPPDKQGEVLTHDEVMNSPVLELYSPLDIEKIVNLMEIYPDTYIVTDTKELEPQQVTKQFQLIVEAAQKKDPALLERIVPQIYSREMLEVVKQVYDFPEIIYTLYQTEDSDEVVIEFVKQTGVDITMPTTRATKSFVRNLKKAGARVYVHTVNDEQEIVELSRLGVNGFYTDFVPENDLNRIKGLR, encoded by the coding sequence ATGAAGAGAACAAAGCTTATTGCTTCTATTACTATGATCGGGGCTGTTACACTACTGCTTGTATTGATGCTTGGAGGAAAAGAAAAACAGCCAGCTACAGGCTTCGCGGCCCACAGGGTCATTGCCCATGCCATGGGCGGAATCAATGACAAGGCGTATACCAATACCAAGGACGCTTTTATTGCGAACTATGAGCAGGGGACCCGGATCTTTGAGGCGGACCTGCTGCTGACCAGTGATGATGAGCTGGTGGCCCGCCATGAATGGACTACAGGTATGAGTAAGAAGCTGGGTCAGCAGGAGGTTCTTCCTCCTGACAAGCAGGGGGAGGTGCTGACTCACGATGAAGTGATGAACAGCCCGGTGCTGGAGCTCTACTCTCCGCTGGATATTGAGAAAATCGTCAATCTGATGGAGATCTACCCGGATACCTATATTGTAACGGACACGAAGGAACTAGAGCCGCAGCAGGTAACGAAGCAATTTCAGCTCATTGTAGAAGCCGCACAGAAGAAGGACCCAGCGCTGCTGGAGCGGATCGTTCCGCAGATTTACAGCCGGGAGATGCTGGAGGTCGTGAAACAGGTGTATGATTTTCCGGAAATCATCTATACCCTATACCAGACAGAGGACAGCGACGAGGTGGTCATTGAATTCGTCAAGCAGACCGGCGTGGACATCACGATGCCGACAACCAGGGCTACCAAGAGCTTCGTGCGTAACTTGAAAAAAGCGGGCGCCAGAGTCTACGTGCATACCGTGAACGACGAGCAGGAGATTGTGGAGCTGTCCCGGCTGGGCGTCAACGGATTCTACACTGATTTTGTCCCGGAAAATGATTTGAACCGGATCAAGGGTCTCCGCTGA
- a CDS encoding glycosyltransferase family 2 protein: MSTNRIKLSILVPIYFNELNIPHTIPRLQNLENIIPDCDFEFVFVDDGSKDNSFQLLLEAKSYDSRIKVIKLSRNFGSMSAVQAGLNYTTGDCVGIISADLQDPPEMFKDMIEHWKLGKKVVLATREDREESLSQKVFSNTYYYLLEKFALKGYPKGGFDFLLIDKQVVSEIVEIHEKNTNIMSLIYWLGHDQVQLPYVRQERKFGKSRWTLSKKLKLFIDSFVSFSYSPIRFMSLIGVITAILSFFYGVFVVIGTLSGYINLQGWTTIIALITFLLGIIMIMLGIIGEYLWRILDESRERPTYVVDKTFE; the protein is encoded by the coding sequence ATGAGTACAAACCGCATTAAATTATCGATACTTGTACCTATATACTTCAACGAGTTGAACATCCCACATACTATCCCGAGATTGCAAAATTTGGAGAACATTATACCCGATTGTGATTTTGAGTTTGTGTTCGTAGACGATGGATCGAAAGATAATTCATTTCAGTTGCTACTTGAGGCAAAAAGTTACGATTCTAGGATTAAAGTTATTAAACTTAGTCGTAATTTTGGTTCGATGTCCGCTGTACAAGCGGGTTTGAATTATACTACCGGCGACTGTGTAGGTATTATTTCTGCTGATTTGCAAGACCCTCCGGAAATGTTCAAGGACATGATTGAGCATTGGAAATTAGGTAAAAAAGTCGTTCTTGCCACTAGAGAAGATCGTGAAGAGTCATTATCTCAAAAAGTGTTTTCTAATACTTATTACTATCTGTTAGAAAAGTTTGCTTTAAAGGGATACCCTAAGGGTGGTTTTGATTTTTTATTAATAGATAAACAGGTTGTTTCTGAAATTGTGGAAATTCATGAGAAGAACACAAACATTATGAGCCTTATCTACTGGCTTGGTCATGATCAAGTACAACTTCCCTACGTTAGACAGGAAAGAAAATTTGGTAAATCTAGATGGACACTTTCGAAGAAACTCAAGTTGTTTATTGATTCTTTTGTTAGTTTCTCATATTCACCTATTCGCTTTATGTCCCTAATAGGAGTTATTACTGCGATTTTAAGTTTCTTTTATGGTGTATTTGTAGTGATAGGAACTTTATCAGGTTATATTAATCTTCAAGGATGGACAACAATCATCGCTTTAATAACTTTTTTGTTAGGAATAATCATGATTATGCTGGGTATTATAGGTGAATATCTTTGGAGGATTCTAGATGAAAGTAGAGAAAGACCAACCTACGTTGTTGATAAGACTTTTGAATAA
- a CDS encoding glycosyltransferase family 2 protein has protein sequence MKLKTVSVHIVTYNSADDIAECLSAVLNQDYPVKKIVVVDNASTDRSAEKVRTFYHERTAATQSGAYVNSKSSSTLVLLENELNTGFAPAHNQAIAGTTTDYVLVLNPDLTLAPDYISRLVARMEADSRIGSATGKLLLKADHSLVDSAGLRMNKARRAFDRGAGEPADQWNESGEVFGVSGAAALYSRRMIEDISVEGEFFDADFFAYKEDVDVAWRAELFGWKAYYDAEAIGYHERGWKTSGRSGKAMFIKRISYINRYKMIYKNEPSRTLLITLLNSLPYEIAAHGYSLLKEPKLLGAWPSFFAQRASLKRKRRYIQKRVKLAGE, from the coding sequence ATGAAACTTAAAACAGTCAGTGTGCATATTGTTACTTATAACAGCGCAGATGATATTGCGGAATGCTTGTCGGCTGTGCTCAATCAGGATTATCCGGTCAAAAAGATTGTGGTGGTCGACAATGCTTCCACGGATAGATCGGCGGAGAAGGTAAGGACGTTCTATCATGAGCGCACAGCAGCGACTCAATCTGGAGCCTATGTAAATAGCAAATCTAGCTCAACCCTAGTCCTCCTGGAAAATGAACTTAACACCGGCTTTGCCCCCGCACACAATCAGGCAATTGCCGGTACTACGACCGATTATGTGCTGGTGTTGAATCCGGACCTTACGCTGGCCCCGGACTATATCTCCAGGCTGGTTGCCCGGATGGAAGCCGATTCCCGGATCGGGAGTGCCACAGGCAAACTGCTGCTGAAGGCGGATCATTCGCTGGTGGATAGTGCCGGACTGCGTATGAATAAGGCGCGGCGGGCGTTTGACCGTGGAGCGGGAGAGCCTGCTGACCAGTGGAATGAGTCTGGTGAAGTATTCGGTGTCTCCGGTGCAGCGGCGCTGTACTCGCGGCGGATGATTGAGGATATCAGCGTCGAGGGGGAGTTTTTCGATGCGGACTTTTTTGCCTATAAGGAAGACGTAGATGTGGCCTGGCGTGCAGAATTGTTCGGCTGGAAGGCCTACTATGATGCGGAAGCGATAGGTTACCATGAGCGGGGCTGGAAGACGTCGGGGCGGAGCGGCAAGGCGATGTTCATCAAGCGGATCTCCTATATTAACCGCTACAAAATGATATACAAGAACGAGCCCTCCCGCACCCTGCTAATCACTCTGCTAAATTCTCTTCCTTATGAGATTGCCGCACACGGCTACTCGTTGTTGAAGGAGCCTAAGCTGCTAGGAGCCTGGCCCTCCTTCTTCGCCCAGAGAGCTTCTCTTAAGCGCAAGCGCCGGTATATTCAGAAGAGGGTCAAGCTTGCCGGGGAATGA
- a CDS encoding GtrA family protein: MKVEKDQPTLLIRLLNKEFLKFVISGGINTLATYLVYLLLLLFLNYSLSYTVSYISGIFLSYYLNTVFVFKEKVSFIKFLKFPMVYLTQYLINILMLYVLVEHLGLSTKVVPLIVIVVTIPITYVLSKLIIKSK; this comes from the coding sequence ATGAAAGTAGAGAAAGACCAACCTACGTTGTTGATAAGACTTTTGAATAAAGAATTTTTAAAATTTGTTATAAGCGGAGGGATTAATACATTAGCCACTTACTTGGTGTATTTACTTCTTCTCTTATTTCTTAATTATTCCTTATCATATACAGTTTCTTATATTTCAGGGATATTTCTTTCTTATTATTTGAATACAGTTTTTGTATTTAAAGAAAAGGTATCATTTATTAAATTTCTCAAATTCCCTATGGTGTACTTGACGCAGTATTTAATAAATATACTTATGTTGTACGTTTTAGTGGAACATCTAGGATTATCGACAAAAGTAGTACCTTTAATAGTTATTGTAGTTACTATTCCTATTACGTATGTTCTTTCTAAGTTAATTATAAAAAGTAAGTGA
- the pcrA gene encoding DNA helicase PcrA: MQLVNIQDAVSRLNPPQRQAVEATEGPLLIMAGAGSGKTRVLTHRIAWLIANRKAPPWAILAITFTNKAAREMQDRVSKLVGPEGRDIWVSTFHSMCVRILRKDIDQIGFTSNFSILDSTDQLSVIRNCMKDLDIDTKKFEPKAIQAVISSNKNELITPAQYEQKVGDYFEGLVAKVYSKYQHRLRSNNSLDFDDLIMKTIELFKEKPDVLDFYQKKFKYIHVDEYQDTNRAQYMLCRMLAEGHHRICVVGDSDQSIYRWRGADISNILNFEEDYPEAQTILLEQNYRSTSNILNAANGVIALNTGRKPKKLWTDSDEGAKIKVFRGDTEHDEGYFVSGEISKNVKQGQAYQNHAILYRTNAQSRVIEEILIKSDIPYQIVGGIKFYDRKEIKDLLAYLRLLSNPDDDISLTRIINVPKRGLGDTTVGKLAAAAAAQGVSIFRALQTVDDLGFAGRTRNTLVEFYDMIEALHRMVEFLSVTELTEKILELSQYRLELQNENTLESRSRLENIDEFLSVTMEFEKNNEDKSLVSFLTDLALIADIDSVNDEEERSDAVVLMTMHSAKGLEFPTVFIIGMEEGVFPHSRAFQDNDELEEERRLAYVGITRAEKQLFLSCARMRTLFGRTNANAPSRFLEEIPEELKEDTVRESDRFRRGGEEAGGAYGGRGFGGSGGSRGNFGSRTAAAGNAPGGGGSASFGSGSSASAVPGAGRVVVTTGGAQRTTGGAGAAAEAGGFKAGDKVSHGKWGIGTIVAVKGSGNDTELQIAFPAPVGVKRLLAGFAPITKVE; the protein is encoded by the coding sequence ATGCAACTTGTTAACATACAGGACGCCGTAAGCCGTCTGAATCCCCCGCAGCGTCAGGCTGTAGAAGCAACTGAAGGACCCTTGCTCATCATGGCTGGCGCAGGCAGCGGCAAGACCCGCGTGCTGACCCACCGGATTGCGTGGCTGATCGCGAACCGTAAGGCACCGCCGTGGGCGATTCTGGCGATTACGTTTACCAATAAGGCCGCCCGGGAGATGCAGGATCGTGTCTCCAAGCTCGTAGGGCCCGAGGGCCGGGATATTTGGGTATCCACTTTTCACTCGATGTGTGTGCGGATTTTGCGGAAGGATATTGATCAGATTGGCTTCACCTCGAACTTCTCCATTCTGGATTCGACAGACCAGCTGTCCGTCATCCGCAATTGCATGAAGGATCTGGATATCGATACTAAGAAGTTCGAGCCGAAGGCCATTCAGGCTGTGATCAGCTCGAACAAGAATGAGCTGATCACACCGGCGCAGTATGAGCAGAAGGTCGGCGATTATTTTGAAGGCCTGGTGGCTAAGGTGTATTCCAAATACCAGCACCGGCTGAGAAGCAATAACTCTCTGGATTTCGATGACCTGATTATGAAGACGATCGAGCTGTTCAAGGAGAAGCCGGATGTACTGGATTTCTATCAGAAGAAGTTCAAGTATATTCATGTCGATGAGTATCAGGATACGAACCGGGCGCAGTATATGCTCTGCCGGATGCTGGCTGAAGGCCACCACCGGATCTGCGTGGTCGGGGACAGTGACCAGTCGATCTACCGCTGGCGCGGGGCGGATATCTCGAACATTCTGAACTTCGAAGAGGATTACCCCGAAGCCCAGACGATTCTGCTGGAGCAGAATTACCGCTCCACCTCGAACATTCTGAATGCTGCCAACGGCGTGATTGCTCTCAATACGGGCCGCAAGCCGAAGAAGTTGTGGACCGACTCCGATGAAGGCGCGAAGATCAAGGTGTTCCGCGGCGACACTGAGCATGACGAAGGATATTTCGTCAGCGGGGAGATCAGCAAGAATGTGAAGCAGGGCCAGGCTTACCAGAACCATGCGATTCTGTACCGTACGAATGCCCAGTCCCGTGTAATAGAAGAAATTCTGATTAAATCGGATATTCCCTACCAGATTGTCGGAGGGATCAAGTTCTACGACCGTAAAGAAATCAAGGATCTGCTGGCGTATCTGCGCCTGCTGTCCAATCCTGATGATGATATCAGCCTGACGCGGATTATCAATGTTCCGAAGCGTGGACTTGGGGATACAACCGTTGGTAAGCTGGCGGCAGCAGCGGCTGCCCAGGGCGTCTCGATTTTCCGGGCGCTGCAGACGGTGGATGATCTCGGATTCGCCGGACGGACCCGCAATACGCTGGTGGAATTCTACGATATGATCGAAGCCCTGCACCGGATGGTGGAGTTCCTCTCGGTGACAGAGCTGACGGAGAAGATTCTCGAGCTGTCCCAGTACCGTCTCGAACTACAGAATGAGAATACGCTGGAGTCCCGTTCACGCCTGGAGAACATTGACGAGTTCCTGTCCGTTACGATGGAATTCGAGAAGAACAATGAAGACAAGTCGCTGGTCTCCTTCCTGACCGATCTGGCGCTGATCGCGGATATCGACAGTGTGAACGATGAAGAAGAACGCAGTGATGCGGTGGTGCTGATGACGATGCACAGCGCGAAGGGACTGGAGTTCCCGACCGTCTTCATCATCGGGATGGAGGAAGGGGTATTCCCGCACAGCCGTGCCTTCCAGGACAATGATGAACTGGAAGAAGAACGCCGGCTGGCGTATGTGGGTATTACCCGTGCGGAGAAGCAGCTGTTCCTCAGCTGCGCACGGATGCGCACGTTGTTCGGGCGGACGAACGCGAATGCGCCGTCCCGCTTCCTGGAGGAGATTCCGGAGGAGCTGAAGGAAGATACGGTCCGTGAATCGGACCGCTTCCGGCGCGGAGGCGAGGAGGCAGGCGGTGCCTATGGCGGGCGAGGCTTCGGCGGAAGCGGAGGCAGCCGGGGGAACTTCGGCAGCCGCACCGCTGCTGCCGGGAACGCGCCGGGAGGCGGCGGGTCCGCCAGCTTCGGCAGCGGCAGTTCGGCGAGCGCGGTGCCTGGCGCGGGCCGTGTTGTGGTAACGACCGGAGGCGCGCAGCGCACGACGGGCGGAGCCGGGGCGGCTGCGGAGGCCGGAGGCTTCAAGGCGGGCGACAAGGTCTCCCACGGCAAATGGGGCATCGGCACCATTGTAGCCGTGAAGGGCAGCGGCAACGATACGGAGCTGCAGATTGCCTTCCCGGCGCCGGTGGGCGTCAAGCGCCTGCTGGCCGGCTTTGCGCCGATCACCAAAGTTGAATAA
- a CDS encoding glycosyltransferase family 2 protein — translation MNVDVSILILNYNTCRLTMDCLRSVYDSETRYFYEIILVDNNSQDHSVETISKEFPEVLLIANSENVGFAKGNNQGIEVASGRYVLLLNSDTVIRKDTLETMLAFMDSRPDLGASGCKVILPDGSLDKACRRGFPTPSASFYYAFGFSKLFPDRPKFNGYQLGYLDPDDEYPVDCLVGAFMLLRRETIEQVGGLDETFFMYGEDLDWCYRIKEAGWGIYYYPQTSIVHLKGGSARRRPFRIVYEFHRAMILFHKKHYSSRYNSMINGAVYAGVGVKFTLSLLRNALIAPRKVPTPAQSLAVPGEAGIRNESKAEVRL, via the coding sequence GTGAATGTAGATGTTAGTATATTGATTCTAAATTACAACACATGCCGCCTGACGATGGATTGTCTGAGGTCGGTATATGATTCCGAGACAAGGTATTTCTATGAAATTATTCTAGTAGATAATAACTCCCAAGATCACTCGGTGGAGACGATAAGCAAGGAGTTCCCGGAGGTACTGTTAATTGCCAATTCCGAGAATGTTGGCTTTGCCAAGGGGAATAACCAGGGGATAGAGGTAGCCTCCGGGCGTTATGTGCTGCTGCTCAATTCAGATACCGTGATCCGCAAGGATACGCTGGAGACGATGCTGGCGTTCATGGACAGCCGCCCGGATCTTGGTGCGTCCGGATGTAAGGTGATTCTGCCGGATGGGTCGCTCGATAAGGCCTGCCGGAGAGGGTTCCCGACGCCGTCCGCGTCCTTCTATTATGCCTTTGGCTTCAGTAAGCTGTTCCCGGACCGTCCGAAGTTCAACGGCTACCAGCTAGGTTATCTGGACCCGGATGACGAATATCCGGTAGATTGTCTGGTTGGAGCCTTCATGCTGCTGCGCCGGGAGACGATTGAGCAGGTGGGCGGGCTGGATGAGACCTTTTTCATGTATGGAGAGGATCTGGATTGGTGTTACCGGATCAAGGAAGCGGGCTGGGGGATTTATTATTATCCGCAGACGTCCATCGTACATCTGAAGGGTGGCAGTGCGCGCCGCAGACCGTTCAGGATTGTGTATGAGTTTCACCGGGCCATGATTTTATTTCATAAGAAGCATTATAGCAGCCGCTACAACAGTATGATAAATGGAGCGGTATATGCGGGAGTGGGCGTCAAGTTCACGCTATCGCTGCTGCGCAACGCACTGATTGCTCCACGCAAGGTTCCAACGCCGGCCCAGAGTCTGGCAGTCCCTGGGGAAGCCGGTATCCGCAATGAATCGAAGGCTGAGGTGAGATTATGA
- the rfbB gene encoding dTDP-glucose 4,6-dehydratase, which produces MKLLITGGAGFIGSNFVIYMLQQHPDYQIVNVDALTYAGNLENLKSIEKHPNYTFVKADITDVAAMDKLIGDGVDVVVNFAAESHVDRSILEPEVFVKTNVLGTQVLLDAAKKYSVTKFVQVSTDEVYGSLGATGLFTEETPLTPNSPYSASKAGGDLLVRAYHETFGLPVNITRCSNNYGPYQFPEKLIPLMISRALADQALPVYGDGMNIRDWLYVEDHCSAIDLVIHEGVNGEVYNIGGNNERTNVHIVNTVLQELGKPDSLITYVQDRPGHDRRYGIDPTKIMGELGWKPKHTFETGIKETIQWYLNNKEWWTRIQSGEYQKYAALQYGSRLGDSL; this is translated from the coding sequence ATGAAACTCCTCATCACCGGCGGAGCCGGCTTCATCGGCAGCAACTTCGTAATCTATATGCTGCAGCAACATCCTGATTACCAGATCGTCAACGTTGATGCGTTGACTTACGCAGGGAATCTGGAGAACCTGAAATCGATTGAGAAGCATCCGAACTATACGTTCGTCAAAGCAGACATTACTGATGTGGCGGCGATGGATAAGCTGATCGGTGACGGTGTAGATGTAGTGGTTAACTTTGCTGCTGAGTCTCACGTAGACCGGAGTATCCTGGAGCCGGAAGTGTTTGTGAAGACGAATGTGCTGGGTACTCAAGTGCTGCTGGATGCGGCTAAGAAATATAGTGTGACTAAGTTCGTTCAAGTGTCTACGGATGAGGTCTATGGATCGCTTGGTGCTACAGGTCTGTTCACGGAAGAAACACCGCTGACGCCGAACAGTCCGTATTCTGCAAGTAAAGCAGGCGGAGATTTACTGGTACGTGCTTATCACGAAACCTTTGGGTTGCCGGTTAACATTACCCGTTGCTCGAATAACTACGGTCCTTATCAGTTCCCGGAGAAGCTGATTCCGCTGATGATCTCCCGTGCGCTGGCGGATCAGGCGCTGCCTGTATACGGTGACGGAATGAATATCCGTGACTGGCTGTATGTTGAGGATCACTGCAGTGCGATTGATCTGGTGATTCATGAAGGTGTGAACGGTGAGGTGTACAATATCGGCGGCAACAATGAGCGGACGAATGTGCATATCGTGAATACTGTACTACAGGAGCTGGGCAAACCGGACTCGTTGATTACCTATGTTCAAGACCGTCCCGGACATGACCGCCGTTACGGCATTGATCCGACTAAGATTATGGGTGAGCTGGGCTGGAAGCCTAAGCATACTTTTGAGACCGGCATTAAGGAGACTATTCAGTGGTACTTGAATAACAAGGAATGGTGGACCCGCATTCAGTCTGGAGAATACCAGAAGTATGCTGCACTTCAGTACGGCAGCCGTCTGGGAGATTCCCTGTAA
- a CDS encoding heptaprenylglyceryl phosphate synthase produces MRQMIRPWRHVFKLDPDRVLGDKELAAVCQSGTDAIIVGGSTGVTYENTVSLLARIRQYDLPCALEISDLEAAVPGFDLYMIPMVLNTDDTSWILGHHRRAIERFGSLIPWELLLTEGYIVLNSDSSVARLTGADCSLDAAGAGAYAQIADKLMNLPVVYLEYSGRYGDLEIVREVREVVEHSQLFYGGGITGAEEAMHVAALCDTVVVGNIIYSNVEEALLTVQAVRDTPQIDW; encoded by the coding sequence ATGCGGCAAATGATCAGGCCGTGGCGGCATGTCTTCAAGCTGGACCCGGACCGTGTACTTGGTGACAAGGAGCTGGCCGCTGTCTGCCAGTCGGGAACCGATGCGATTATCGTAGGCGGCTCTACCGGCGTGACTTATGAGAATACGGTGAGTCTGCTTGCGAGAATCCGGCAATATGACCTGCCTTGCGCGCTGGAGATTTCGGATTTGGAGGCCGCTGTGCCCGGTTTTGACCTGTATATGATTCCCATGGTGCTCAACACTGACGATACTTCATGGATTCTCGGCCATCACCGCCGGGCCATTGAACGCTTCGGCAGTCTGATCCCATGGGAATTGCTGCTGACAGAGGGCTATATTGTGCTGAACAGCGATTCCTCGGTAGCGCGCCTGACCGGTGCGGACTGCTCGCTCGATGCGGCTGGTGCGGGAGCCTATGCGCAGATTGCAGACAAGCTGATGAACCTCCCGGTGGTCTACCTTGAATATAGCGGACGTTACGGAGATCTGGAGATTGTGCGCGAGGTCAGGGAAGTGGTTGAGCACAGTCAGCTTTTCTATGGGGGCGGAATTACAGGTGCAGAGGAAGCCATGCATGTAGCCGCACTATGTGATACAGTAGTGGTCGGCAATATTATTTATAGCAATGTGGAAGAAGCGCTGTTGACGGTCCAGGCTGTGCGGGATACACCGCAGATAGACTGGTAG